The Apium graveolens cultivar Ventura chromosome 11, ASM990537v1, whole genome shotgun sequence genome has a window encoding:
- the LOC141696155 gene encoding uncharacterized protein LOC141696155 — protein MESLRRTLQFDGLISVDSQGKSGGLALLWKIKCHVQLRSCSHNHIDVEVKVDGKQAWRLSGIYGEPDRNQRRKTWDLLQNLERDSNLPWCVIGDLNNVVSQQDKIGGAPYPSWLIEGFNEVLVEIRLVDLDLVGHQFIWERGRGTAAWTEVRLDRALTTLLWLNLFPMVKLYNLEGSSSDHSPIKFIPEASEKSVGQKKFKFENAWLREPMCRQLVIKSLDSENNEDIQVKIKNCGKKLLQWGQEVTGKFSERIKRCKIEMCRLRKFRDPISAHKYQEAKDQLLLILEQKEIFWRQRSKQLWLHSGDKNSRYFHASTSVHRRNNQMHRLKNGGGTLVEWEDGLAEHITEYYKHFFTATQSNWHEVIDCIDSKITAAQNVDLLKQVTEEEVRLALFQTNPDKSSGPDGITPAFYKNYWTIVVNNMVHLVRKFFQDGIMPRGLNEIYVVLIPKKKCLVSVWDLRPISLCNVVVKSITKVMVNQMKHMLDSVVFECQSAFIPGRLITDNIIVGFEMIHYLKRKRRGKDGCMALKIDMSKAYDMIEWDYL, from the coding sequence ATGGAGAGCTTAAGAAGAACTCTTCAGTTTGATGGGCTAATTTCAGTAGATTCTCAAGGCAAGAGTGGGGGTTTGGCTCTATTATGGAAGATTAAatgtcatgttcagcttcgtAGCTGTTCTCATAATCACATTGATGTAGAAGTTAAGGTGGATGGTAAACAAGCTTGGAGGTTATCTGGAATTTATGGGGAGCCGGACAGAAATCAGAGAAGGAAGACTTGGGATTTACTTCAGAATCTGGAAAGGGACTCTAATCTCCCTTGGTGTGTTATAGGCGATCTCAATAACGTAGTGTCTCAACAAGATAAAATTGGAGGTGCTCCATATCCTAGTTGGTTAATCGAGGGGTTTAATGAAGTTCTGGTTGAAATAAGGCTTGTTGACTTGGATTTAGTTGGTCATCAATTTATATGGGAGAGGGGACGGGGAACTGCAGCATGGACTGAAGTGAGATTGGACAGGGCTTTAACAACTCTTCTGTGGCTTAACTTATTTCCTATGGTTAAGCTTTATAATTTGGAGGGTTCTTCTTCTGATCATAGCCCAATCAAGTTCATTCCTGAGGCTAGTGAAAAATCTGTGGGACAGAAAAAATTTAAGTTCGAAAATGCTTGGCTTAGGGAGCCAATGTGCAGACAGTTGGTGATCAAGAGTTTAGATAGCGAGAATAATGAAGATATCCAGGTGAAAATTAAAAATTGTGGGAAAAAGCTACTTCAATGGGGTCAAGAGGTGACAGGAAAGTTTAGTGAACGTATTAAGAGATGTAAAATAGAAATGTGCAGACTGAGGAAGTTTAGAGATCCTATCTCTGCTCATAAATATCAAGAAGCTAAGGATCAGTTGCTTCTTATTCTAGAACAAAAAGAGATTTTTTGGCGACAACGCTCCAAGCAGCTTTGGTTACATTCAGGAGATAAGAACAGTAGGTACTTTCATGCCTCGACAAGTGTTCACCGGAGAAATAATCAGATGCACAGGTTAAAAAATGGTGGAGGAACTTTGGTTGAGTGGGAAGACGGTTTAGCTGAGCATATTACAGAGTACTATAAGCATTTCTTTACAGCTACGCAGTCCAATTGGCATGAAGTGATTGATTGCATTGATTCAAAAATAACAGCAGCTCAAAATGTTGATTTGCTAAAGCAAGTAACGGAGGAAGAAGTAAGGTTGGCTCTATTTCAGACAAACCCAGACAAATCGTCGGGTCCTGATGGAATAACCCCAgctttttataaaaattattggACGATAGTTGTAAACAATATGGTTCATCTAGTTAGAAAGTTTTTTCAGGACGGTATCATGCCAAGGGGTCTTAATGAAATATATGTTGTGCTTATTCCGAAAAAGAAATGTCTTGTCAGTGTGTGGGACCTTAGACCCATATCTCTTTGTAATGTAGTAGTCAAAAGTATCACCAAGGTGATGGTAAATCAGATGAAGCACATGCTTGACAGTGTGGTTTTTGAGTGTCAGAGTGCCTTTATCCCTGGAAGATTAATTACAGATAACATTATAGTTGGTTTTGAAATGATTCATTATCTCAAACGGAAAAGGAGAGGGAAGGATGGTTGTATGGCTCTCAAAATTGACATGAGTAAGGCTTATGACATGATTGAATGGGACTATTTATAG